The sequence CAAAGATGCTCTTTCCAGATGCATCCGTTACACCCACGAGAGCACTGGATAACATAGTTAGTACCCGCTTTTTGTGCTTTTGGAGGTAGACCACGTACCCTGGACCGTGACAAACAGCAGACGTGATCTTTCCAGACTGGTAAAACTACACACCAACACTATCAATCGACACTCCACAACTACAATCACAGGAACCGTCTGCTCACTGCGTTGGCAAGCTTGATGTTGTTGGGGTCTTCGGGCAAGTCGATCATGGGACCGTGGCTAGCAAATCAAAAAAGGTCACAAAACGAATTCATCAGAGTTAATACTTGGACTCTTTCTCTCACCCTCCGACGTAGAAAATAGCATCGTATTCCGCGGGGTTCACGTCCGAGAGCTTCTTTGCGCTAGCAACTTTTGCTTGACCTCTGGGTCTTGCAAGAACTTGACGCTCTCGTCGTCCTTGAACATCTCGACCGAGCCTTCGTCAACTTCAGGGTTCGGTCCGTTGGGGGCAGCAAAATCGATCTTGATTTCctaaaaaagaaaaaagagaaaaaaagcACAGAGTTCAGGTTACATCCAAAAAATCAGatcaatatatgcgcgtaCTCGTGGAGAACGTAATACGGGTGAGCGGCTTCCGGGAGGTACCATCCGGTTTGAGCGCCGGTCAAAGTCTTGTTGGCAGAGGTAAAGACGAAAAGAACAGAGGGCATAATGGGCTACCAGAGGAGATGTGAGAGGTTGGGTAGCGAACATCGTCATCGGGAAGGACCATTTTATACTTGTGCCCCCCATTCACCGGCTAAGGAATCGATTGCATCACCCGAGAACCTCCACCTCAATCCGTAAATTCAATTTGCTTGGATTTGGTCATGGCGCAAAGTCCCCGACTCTTGAAATGGGATCGGTAAGCACTCATGCGCCATGGAATTTACTGGATCGACCATGTTCGTCATTTCGATGTGTCGGAATATGTGTCATACCACTCAATACTACTTCTGTAATTTGGCCATGAACGGGATCCATCTCCGACAGCCAAAATAACTCGAATGTATAGAGACAAACGTGTTGTAGCCGAGGAGCAGCGAAGACTTTGTTAGCCGGCGCAAGGCCTCTACACAATCTGATTTCAAGTCCCCAAGGCATCCGTCAACAGGATGTGCATGTACGCGAGAAAAGACAAATCAAGTGCTAGTTAAAATACGAAGCGGGGCTTCGGCTCCGAGTGGAACCGGCCGTTTATAGCGGCTGACAAAAATACAGCCAGATGCTCCCAGGATGCACATGGGCCCGCCCTCATAACCTCCATTTGCACCGATTCCTCAAACGGTGGCTGGATCCTGCCGTGTATATGCACACTGGGGCTTCGCTTCAAATCAAAGTCCACCAATTATTCCCCGTGGGAATAGTCACGTGGAAATAGCAAGGGATACTGGTGATGGTGACGAGATTTCTGTACACGACCAACTACATATATTACCACCTTCCAAACTCTACGATTAGAGAGAAAAAGTAGAACAGATCATTAATAAGCTATGGCATTACAACAACTCGATCCGAACAGCTTGACGCTCGCATTAACGGTGAGCTTCTGACCCAATTTTAATTTCTTCGATACTTGAACATTAACGTACCCATTTTGGCCCGATGAACGTTTGCAGACTATAAGCTTTGTGACTAGCCCATTCGAAGCCCCGAGATATAATCTGCCCATACACTTATTCGGTATCTATGCCTTGGACAAAACCGAATCCAATGAGCCCCTAAGATTGGTAGGCAATTCGCTTTCGCACAACACCAAAGTAACAAGTACTCAACCTTTCAACCTCAGTTCACCGCTATGGAGGGGGTTAGCGTCCTGTTCGATATTATATACATGTGGAGACATGAACAGAATGGGTATGTGATACCACCTTGATATGCTGTATGCACTCCATACTGAAGACACATGCGCCATCGATTGTTGCAGATTCATCAAACTTTTGACCATAATATTGACTTTGGGAAAGGTATAGAAACTAACACTAGAGTATGCGTTTTGGTGATTTTGTTAACATGGTGTTCAATAGATTCCCACGTTCTTCATCCTACTTCAAACACTCAAAGCTCGGGGTGACCAATATGCCCACTCTATCAGTGGTGGAGGAGGATTCCAGAGTCAGACTGGTATGATACTCAGAAGCGACGTGTTTAAATTAGTTCTAATGGCTTTGGCTAGTTTGGTCAATGCCAGGAGGATTCCGACAGGGGGGTTATGACCCAGTAGGTGATGACCTCGAAGGAGCAGCACCTcaacctccacctccacgtAATGTGCAACCGACCAACCCCTCCCACCATCATCAGCCGATCTCACAAGGCCAAGCTCCTCAAACGGCCGTTCCGGGAGGCTACCAAGCTTCATAATATTATAAAACTCAAATGTAAATATTTGTCTTTCCAAAACGCTAGTTGATACAGGGTGCAGGGGCATAGATATGCAAACCTTAACCGATAGACCAAATCATATATATCAGATAGCCACCTTGGTGTCCTTTTTATCATTCCTCCCTGACGTAAACGCACGAAGTCTCCTTTTCTTCTCCCGAAGATGCTAGCCATTCGTCTGATTCCTCAAATTCTGTTCCGGTCTCCCATCGGCGCCAGACCTCTGCATATGCCCTCTCCACATTTCTCGTCCATCTAGCTGTGTCAAAGAGTGGCATGGTATCTCTGCTGAGGTATAGGCTTCGCCGCAAATCAGACAGTGCCCCCCGGCATTGTCTATACCACCCCCCTTGGTCATCGGAAGCTGCGACAAAGTTTACACTCTTTGCTAAATCGACGGCGCGGTCCTCGTAATCTTTTAGGCTTGACACAATCATTCGATGGCCATAACCGGTTGCATGAGCAACGCTCGCAGCGATCCTTGAACACATCTTATATTCGTATCTTGGCCATGTGATAATCGGAGTACCTGCCCACAGTACGCTGTCGATGCCGTGTGAGCAAATTTCAGGTCAGCGTGGAATAAGGATAGACCAACTCTGTAGCAACTGTATGTGCACCGCACTCAATAGTGTCCAGAAATAAATCAGCAACGCGACACCGCCGAACATGAACTTCCTTAGGCGCTACGTCTGTAAACCTGATGCGCTTGGCTACGTCCGGACCCGCCCATAATTCTGCACAGCGAAGTAGGTTTCCTTCAGCTAGAGAAGGAAAACGCAGCAGCCACAAAATGCTCTTGGGGGCTCGGTTCAGAATACGAAGCCAAGAATTGAACACTACCTGAGGAC comes from Rhizoctonia solani chromosome 4, complete sequence and encodes:
- a CDS encoding chaperone protein HSP31; the encoded protein is MFATQPLTSPLVAHYALCSFRLYLCQQDFDRRSNRMVPPGSRSPVLRSPREIKIDFAAPNGPNPEVDEGSVEMFKDDESVKFLQDPELSDVNPAEYDAIFYVGGHGPMIDLPEDPNNIKLANAFYQSGKITSAVCHGPGALVGVTDASGKSIFDGRNATGFSDAEEEQVGKVKDVPFLLETRIKELGGKYTKAEQAWGPKVVVDGHVITGQNPASAAGVGKAILEALSA